gtagaaacttaaaattaggggtattatgtaTAATCTACCCAAATTCGAGGGTAtcatgaaaaatttccgttataatactgaccattttatcgctctttctcccacctaaaaaaaatgttacaactttaaaaatttaacatttaattcaagattatgtttaaagtctcttatataataagtatactttgagagattaatatatttggggtgatacctaagttccaaggataaatcttatttataatcatgggatcacctcggcttatgataatcttctgatgtgggacaattcaactatttatacgtagtatatatttatcacacctacattctttttcaatgtgagacgaataacatatttaaaagtacaccatattttttgaacctaattcgacatacaatccgatttaataataagtaaatactatattatctattaatattcatacatttgttttctattttttttatcataataaaaatgtgcaaatgatatgaacctatactctaatgatagaatttttttaacacaattctaattatattatttaaacgtagtatatttaccacacctacattattttttaaatgtgggacatataaaatcaataggtagaaaatataatgatataaacttttaagaccACTCCAAGACAGTACTTAAGATACTCAaatgattttgggttgatgcctaagttccaaggatgcctcttatttataatcatggaatcacccaccttatgttatattttgatgtgggaaaattctattttttatatgtattatatttgtcacacttatattatttttcaatgtggacatataacatactatgaaatacaccatctttaatatgcgcaaattatatgaaatctatacctactctaatgatagcatttcttaccatgaatctaataatattattttcataatttttttaccgacattatttctttagttttgtactctgtcaggagactaccattactaaaacctttagttttgtattttttgattttcttgctcatgttcttaactctttcccgggtagttcccaatgatttccactttatttttatatcatatcgtagataatgattgaaaatcttaagagctctttaaaacaatatttatgagactcaaatttTTTTGGGTGgatcataagttccaaatatgcctcctatttataatcataggatcacatcaccttgtactaatctttcgatgtgggacaattctactatttatatgtagcatATTCACCgcacctacgttattttccaatgtgggacaaaacatactaaaaagtacacaattttacatattacgaagtacaccatctttaatatgtgcaaagaatatgaaatctatactctaatgatagcatttttaccacaaagctaattatattattttcataatttttttaacgatatttttttgccaaatgaaatgtaaaaggttgatataaaaattggaaatatcacttgaatataatttaggaaatatacatattataataattaaaagattctccactttattttttacattaaaaattatactttcctaaattgatttttgatgatgtggacgctctcagatcgctcgaaaaaactctcttttatatatagatatagattaagcttaataattatcgggtcatcaatttaatcgggtcagtatcgggtcgggtcaatatcgggtcgggtcgggttcgggttcgggtcactgataatcgggtcgagtcgggtcgggtcggggcacaatattttcgggttcgggtcgggtcgggtttgctcgggttcgggtcgggtcagacttgccagctctatgTGCTCTAATAGGGTAAACTTTGGGCTTTTCTCCTTTTAggccagttttatatatatatagagtataGACGGTTCTTTTTTATGCCTTCATAATTTCATATATACACAATTGCTTTGAGGGTTAACAAAAACTCGGAGTTCTGCCGTTCCATTCGCCTTGCGAGGTTGAGTATATTGTTTATTTCTTTCAAGTTCTTGATCGAAACAATAGTCGTAGTCGATTAATTAATTGCGATTTGCATGCTTTAATCTTCCGAAAAGAAGGAAGTGCAATATGAGCAATGCAATAATTTTACACTTTCCTGAAGAAATTCAGATTGAAATCTTGTCAAGGTtaccaccaaagtcattggcaagATTCAATTGTGTTTCGAAACATTGGAATGATACTTTAACCATCCAAGCATTCTTTGTTAGCCACTCTCGTTCATACGATAAACACTCAAAGCTTGCTTTTGTCGGACAACGCCATAatatttcgggatataatttcaTTGTCTCATTCGAGCTCAACGATGATAATTATATAAACCCAAACACGGTAAATCACCATTTTGTGGCTGCTGAGCGAACGATTGTGCCAATTAGTGAGAAGATAATAAGAGGGGAGAAGATATATTTCGGAGAATTTTTATCGAGTACTATTAATCCTTCCATGTCGAATATATGCAATGACCTAATTTGTCTCTTTGATCCATCTTCAACGCGTATCGTTCTCTTAAACTTAAAAACCCGGGATTTTATCCTTCTTCCTGCAATAACGAAGCCAATGTATGATTTCAGATTATGGTGTGCATTAGGGTTCGATCCTGTAAATAAGTTATTTAAAGTTCTGAGTATTATTTACAGAGTCGATTCGTGCGAAGGATGTGCTACCAAAGCTGCGATATTAACTGTTGGATCGAAATATTGGAAAACAATTGAGTATGAATGTTTACCTAGTTCACTGACTAAGAAAAAGCCTGAATTGAATACCACCAATAATAGCCTTTATCTCGACGGAGTAATATATTGGGCACATGATGTGAGAACTCGTCGTGGTAAATGTGTGTTAACCTTTGTTGAATTTGATTTGAATCGTGAGGCGTTCAGAGATTATGAGATTGTCGTGACAATCGACGAGGATACGACATTTGGATACTATTTGACATCCTTGAAAGGCCGCCCAACTCTTTTCCTATTGAATAGGGAAAGAAATGAAATACAACAGTTGACGTTGTTTAAACATGAAAATCTGAATGCGGCTTGGAACCGGAGGATTCTTGCTTCAGATGATTTTCCCAGCCTTTTATATCTAAGCTTTTACGGGAGATTTCGTGCAGGATCTAGCATCCTGCTAGATCCTGTGATATCGATGTCAATCAAtggtgattttgtgaaacctcGAGAACAGGATTTGTATTTCTTCTATAATCTCGAGAATTTAGTAGTCGAGTAAATTATACTCCGTACACCTTGTTAATTTACGCGACAATAAATAAAAACATCAGTATATTAGaatattagattagattagatgtTATTTTTAAGGATTTTCTCACCTGTACCTTTCTTTTAGTGCAAAAAACTTTTGATTGTCTATAATTCTTGGTTACGAGTTCTGAAAACCGTTCCCCCATCGATAAAAGCAATCATCCTGCTTTTGtgaatccatttttgaaataatggtcaaaaataaaatatttgtcgtttcgggtcggttttgaaaatatttgtcaaaatggtgtccacgtaggctcgggatttctggacctaaaacacgccactaccaatagcgtgtttataatgagtacggaaagaaacttcattaaaaaatggactaaaacaaacacgccattgggaatggcgggtttcggaggggaaacacgccacccctaatggcgtgtcttatgtattttttttttttttttttattaagttcagtcagttgaggaaaaaaattattgtaaaacacgccactactaatggcgtgtttccttcacaaaacacaccattagtagtggcgtgttcctgctctagaaatcccgagcctacgtggacaccattttgacaaatattttcaaaaccgacccaaaacgacaaatattttatttttgaccattatttcaaaaatggactctgCTTTTGTGAACTATCTAATATCAGCGGTTGATTCCTGAAGTATGTAACTCTTATGGTCTGTTTGGTGCTGTTCTTTTAACGGATGACTTTCAATACATAAATTAGTACGGTTATTTTAGAGTTAAGTCGATCATTCGGGTCGTTTTGAGTAAATTTCGTCTTTTTTGGATCCATATTAGGTCTCTAATTTAATCAGATGATATTTCTGTTGGCGTCTGGATTAATTTCACTTAGTTTTTTCGGGTTTAATTGGGATTTAGGCCGGGACATTGGATCAGTTTCGTCGGGTTTAATTTAACAGTGATTTATACAACGATCTAGTTGCACAAAATCTCAAGAGATTGTATATTTGTATACTAATGAAACTAGGAAAGGAATAATTAAAGAGAAAAACACAATAACTATAAAAAAAGATACGGAATATGACAGAATTTCATGTGATTTTTATCATTAAATTCTGTTCCTTTCATATataattaagttttttttttttttttttttttttgttagaaacTACCTTATATTTTAGGGGgtattactttaatttttttttattttttgttttcgaCTACCTTTGGTTTCTTTATTTTTGGCCAATAAATACCTATGCTAAGTCTATGTAAGATAGGTTAATGTCGTTAAATCGACCAAATTTCGCCATATTTTCAGCATAGGTggttttttaccaaaaaaaaaaaaaaatagtctaaaacaagaaaaatagaaaaataatatAAAGTAGTTTTTAgcaatacccctaaatataagatAGTATAAAAAACCCTAGATAATTAATTCTGACTTCGGAGTAATATTGTTCCTTTCCGTTTCTTTGGCGGTCTTGAGCGAAATAACAACCGTCTTAATTAAGTTATCTTGAGAATTTTAACGTTCAATTATACTTACTAGCATAGTTGCTAGTTCCATGGAGATGAATGTTAACCAAAACATTAAAGGCGGAGTTATAAGATGGAAGTGCAATACGAGTGATGCATCGAGCGCAGACATTATTCCTGAAGACATTGAGATTGATATATTGTCAAGGCTGTCATCCAAGTCATTGTCGAGATGCCAGTGTGTTTCGAAACACTGGAATGATACATTAACCATAAAAGCATTCTTGCTTAAAAACTCTCTTCCATATGATAATAAACATCCGCAACTTGTGTTCGCGGTACGCTCGGGTATTTGGGAAAAAGGCTCGATTTTGTCATACAAGCTCGATGATGCTGACAAAACGACGACTTTGCCGGTATCAAGGATTAGAGGGCGGAATGTAAATTTCACTGATTTTATTCCTATGAGTAATTATTCTTACATATCGAATATATGCAACGACCTAATTTGTCTCTTTGATCCATTTTCAACGTGTGTTGATCTTTTAAACATAAAAACCCAGGATTTTATCCGTCTTCCTGCTATAACTATCAAGTCTGTGGATCCTTTCAGATTTTGGTATGCATTAGGGTTTGATCCTGTAGAGCAAGTATTCAAAGTTCTGATTAGTATTTACCCATGCAGTAAAAAAAAGTGTACTCCTGCCAAAGCCGCGATACTGACGGTTGGATCGAAATATTGGAACCCAATAGACTGTAAATCTTTACATTGGCGGAGTATCAACAATAGCATTTGTCTTAATGGAGTGATTTATTGGgtccacaaaaacaaaatcgatAATTTTATTGAGCTAACCGTTGTTGCATTTGATTTGAATCACGAGGCGTTCATCACAGATAATGAGCTTGTCGTGACACCCATGAGAACGACGTACACACGACACTATTTGACGTCTTTGAAAGAGTGCCCAACTCTGTTCATTTGGAAGATGAAAAGTGATGATCACACTGAAGAAGTAGAACAATGGACATTATTTAACCATAAAACTCCGAATGCAGCTTGGAAGATGAGGAATTTTACTAATATGATGGTACCTTCCGACGCTCATGGGGATACTGTTGCAGGAGGTAGCACCTTGCTACAATATTCGCATCCGATTGATTATTCCGACTATTCTGTGTACTTTTTTTATGATCTAGAGAAGTTATTTGTCATAGAGTAACTAACATATTATAGTTTACTAATATGATGGATTGATGGTAGCCTTTTGTTAATGTTAATATTAGGGGATACTATATATATGACGACGTATTGTTACAACGAGAACACAATATTATCAATAATAACGTCATATTGACAATTATGATTTATCTTGTTCGATTTGGATGTTGAGTGATTTAGTAGTTCATTCTCATGTATGTTTGCCGGGGTTCCTCTTCAAATGGAGTCAAGGATTTATTGTAATTCGGTACCGAGATAGTGACCTAGAATGAGTGAACCAAACATGCCCTACGTAAAAATTATAGTAAAATTTATAAAAGGGGCTAAGTTAGAAGTTCATTAAATATGATCCACGATTTAATGTGTCGACGATCTTTAGCGACACCCTTTAAAATTCCAATTATTGTCtttcttattatttttttgttCCTAATACTCCTCTGTcacggtcatttgttgtcattttctattttggggtctctcagtcatttgttgtcctttctattttaagaatgaacttaatgAGTAATTTGTTTGTTCCAcgtgtcatttagttattggtcatctcttctttccttggtctttgtgccaaaaccaaaggctGACCGGGACGGAGGTAGTATGAAATAGAGCTAGCTGATCACGGGCTATATGATTAGACCCGACAAAATTAACCCGACCTGGCACCCTAACTCAAGATCCGATCATGACCCGAATCCGAATTGACCTGATTCAATATAACCCTACCCCCAAATGTTTATTGTTCCACGTTGATTCCATAAATAAGTTTATAGTAGTTGATGCGAAAATGACACGACCTGAAATGGATAACAAGCAAATCTCAAGAGATTGTACGCTAATGAAAATAGGAAAGAAATACTTAAAAGAGataaacacaatattaaaaaAGATACAGAGTATGATAGAATTTCATGtgatttttttcattaaataaatattGTTCCTTTCATATACTCGTATAATATAAGTTCTGAGTAATATTGTTCACTTCCACTTCTTTCGCGGTTGTCATTGAATGAAAAACCGTCTTAATTTAATAGATCTTGCGAGTTTTAATATTCATATTCAATCTAATTTACTTGAATATTTGATAGTTTCATTGAGATGAATATCAAGCAAAAGGTTAAAGGCAGAGTTATAAGGCGGAACTGCGCTACAAGCAATGCATCAAAGGCAGACATTCCAGAAGATATTCAGGTTGAAATCCTGTCAAGGCTGTCATTCAAGTCATTGTCAAGAGGCAAGTGTGTTTCGAAACACTGGAATGATACATTAACCATACAAGCATTCTTGCTTAAACACTCTCGTTCGTATGATAAACATCCAAAACTTGCTTTTGTGGTAAAATCGAGTATTTGGAGAAAACGATCGATTATCTCATTTGAGCTCAATGATGACAACACCCCCAAAACGGAGACTGTGACGGTAGCAAAGCCAAAAACAACTGCCCCTCTGATCAGAGGGCAGGATGTATATTTCACTGATTTACCTAAGAGTGATTTGGTCGACCGAGACTTTGGTTATAGTGATTCTTTTTACATGTCCAATATATGCAACGGACTAATTTGTCTCTTTCGTCCATATTCAACGTTTCTCGGTCTTTTAAACATAAAAACCCCGGATTTTATCCAGGTTCCTCCAATAATAATAACTATGAAGTCTATGAGTGTTTTTAGATGTTCGTATGCATTAGGGTTTGATCCTGTACAACAAGTATTCAAAGTTCTAAATATTAGTTACGGAAGAAGAAGTGACGAGTGTACAACTACTACTACCAAGGCCGCAATATTGACTGTTGGATCGAAATATTGGAACCTGATAGACAATGAAAGTTTACCGAGTTCAGTAACCGATAACTCATCTTCGTGGACTACCACTAATAGCCTTTGTCTTGATGGAGTGATTTATTTGCTCCGTAAAAAATTATTCAGTAATGTTATTGTTGCTTTTGATTTTAATAGCAAGGCGTTCAGAGATTACGAGCTTGTCATGACACCCATTACACATGAGACTTTCAGCCAATCCTATTTGACATGTTTGAAACAGTGCCCAACCCTGTTTATTTGGAATATGCAAAGTGATCGGACTGAAGACGTCGAACAATGGACACTATTTAACCATAAAAATCCGAATGCAACTTGGAAAAGGAGGAATTTTACTAATAAGTTTTCCATTTATTGCACTCATGTGGCAACTATTGCAGGAGGTAGCACCCTACTACAATTTTCGGAATTGATTGATTCCGAGTATTCTTTGTATTATTTTTATGATCTTGAAAAGTTCGCCATAGAGTAACATCTTGTACTAGTTTTCATGGGATATTTGTTCCAAGCGTAGCATCTTTATGTGAGACAGTCATCTGTCAATGCAATATTGTGCTTTGGTTCCGAGTTGCGGTAATATAAAATAAAACAGCTTACTAAACTGATTGTACTTCGTTTTTATGTGAGACAGTTATCTATCAATGCAATATTTCTCAATTCAATTTTCATTATG
This sequence is a window from Silene latifolia isolate original U9 population chromosome 8, ASM4854445v1, whole genome shotgun sequence. Protein-coding genes within it:
- the LOC141594512 gene encoding putative F-box protein At3g52320, whose product is MSNAIILHFPEEIQIEILSRLPPKSLARFNCVSKHWNDTLTIQAFFVSHSRSYDKHSKLAFVGQRHNISGYNFIVSFELNDDNYINPNTVNHHFVAAERTIVPISEKIIRGEKIYFGEFLSSTINPSMSNICNDLICLFDPSSTRIVLLNLKTRDFILLPAITKPMYDFRLWCALGFDPVNKLFKVLSIIYRVDSCEGCATKAAILTVGSKYWKTIEYECLPSSLTKKKPELNTTNNSLYLDGVIYWAHDVRTRRGKCVLTFVEFDLNREAFRDYEIVVTIDEDTTFGYYLTSLKGRPTLFLLNRERNEIQQLTLFKHENLNAAWNRRILASDDFPSLLYLSFYGRFRAGSSILLDPVISMSINGDFVKPREQDLYFFYNLENLVVE
- the LOC141594513 gene encoding putative F-box protein At1g30930, giving the protein MEMNVNQNIKGGVIRWKCNTSDASSADIIPEDIEIDILSRLSSKSLSRCQCVSKHWNDTLTIKAFLLKNSLPYDNKHPQLVFAVRSGIWEKGSILSYKLDDADKTTTLPVSRIRGRNVNFTDFIPMSNYSYISNICNDLICLFDPFSTCVDLLNIKTQDFIRLPAITIKSVDPFRFWYALGFDPVEQVFKVLISIYPCSKKKCTPAKAAILTVGSKYWNPIDCKSLHWRSINNSICLNGVIYWVHKNKIDNFIELTVVAFDLNHEAFITDNELVVTPMRTTYTRHYLTSLKECPTLFIWKMKSDDHTEEVEQWTLFNHKTPNAAWKMRNFTNMMVPSDAHGDTVAGGSTLLQYSHPIDYSDYSVYFFYDLEKLFVIE
- the LOC141594514 gene encoding putative F-box protein At1g47730, translating into MNIKQKVKGRVIRRNCATSNASKADIPEDIQVEILSRLSFKSLSRGKCVSKHWNDTLTIQAFLLKHSRSYDKHPKLAFVVKSSIWRKRSIISFELNDDNTPKTETVTVAKPKTTAPLIRGQDVYFTDLPKSDLVDRDFGYSDSFYMSNICNGLICLFRPYSTFLGLLNIKTPDFIQVPPIIITMKSMSVFRCSYALGFDPVQQVFKVLNISYGRRSDECTTTTTKAAILTVGSKYWNLIDNESLPSSVTDNSSSWTTTNSLCLDGVIYLLRKKLFSNVIVAFDFNSKAFRDYELVMTPITHETFSQSYLTCLKQCPTLFIWNMQSDRTEDVEQWTLFNHKNPNATWKRRNFTNKFSIYCTHVATIAGGSTLLQFSELIDSEYSLYYFYDLEKFAIE